GCGGGTGAAGATGCGCGAATAGGCGTCGTACATCACCCGGTAGGTTTCGCCGAGCGATTCGGGGGTGAGGTGGAAGGAGTAGGCGTCCTTCATGAGGAACTCGCGCGCGCGCATCACGCCGAAGCGCGGGCGGATCTCGTCGCGGAACTTGGTCTGGATCTGGAAGAAGTTCAGCGGCAGCTGCTTGTAGCTCTTCAGTTCGTTGCGCGCGAAGTCGGTGATGACCTCCTCGTGCGTGGGGCCGTAGCAGAACTCCTGCTCCTTGCGGTCCTTGATCTTCAGGAGCTGGCCGCCGAACTTCTCCCAGCGGCCGGTTTCTTCCCACAGCTCGCGCGGCTGCACCGACGGCATCAGCACCTCGATCGCCCCCGCGCGGTTCATTTCCTCGCGCACGGCCGCCTCCACCTTTCGCAGCACGCGCAGGCCCAACGGCGTCCAGGTGTAAAGGCCCGAGGCGAGCTTGCGGATCATGCCCGCGCGCAGCATCAGCTGATGGCTGGCGATTTCCGCGTCGGCGGGAACTTCCTTGACGGTGGCGAGGTGGAACTGGCTGAGGCGCATCGGGCGATCGTCCGCGGGGTGGAACTCGCGATTATAGGGCGCCCCGGCGTCGATCAGGGGTTACGCGGGGCAGTAAAGGGTCTGCTGCGCCTGGGCCTTCTTCAGTTCGGCGGCACGGGTCGCGTCGTCCACCGGTTTGGTGCCGCCCTTGCCGTCGTCCATCGTGATGGTCTTTTCGTTGGCGAGTATGGTGAGGTTCTTGCGTACCTGGTCGCAGAGTGCGGCACGGTTGGCCGGCGTATCGGCCCGGGTATCGGGAGCGGGACGGGGCACGGGTGCCGTGGTGGCGGCGGCCGTCGGGGAGGCGCCTGCGGTGGGTATCTTCAGCTTTTCCACCTTGGAGGCACCCGCCGGCGGCGGCGCGTCGGAATAGTGGGTCACGCCCTGGGGATCCTTCCACTTGTAAGCTTGGGCCATCGCCAGCGGACAGGCAACGATCAGGACGGCGAGGACGAGGCAGCGGCGCATGTCGATAATCCGAGGGTAGGTGGCGCACACAAGTAGCACCGGCTCGAAGGGGGCGCAAGCGACTCAGGTCGCGCTTTTCCCCGTCGTCCGACTGACGCTTCACGGCACGTGGGATACACTGGCCCCCCATTCCAAGCCGACGGCCCATGAGCGAACCGATCCAAGCCCGGGGCCCGCGCCATCGCGGGATCTACCTGCTACCGAACCTGTTCACCACCGGCGCGATGTTTTCCGGTTTCTACGCCATCGTCTCGGCGATCGGCGGCCATTACGCCACGGCGGCGCTGGCGGTGTTCGTGGCGGGCATCCTCGATGGCATGGACGGCCGCGTGGCGCGCCTGACGAACACCCAGAGCGAATTCGGCGTGCAGTACGACTCGCTGTCCGACCTGGTCAGCTTCGGCCTGGCACCGGCGCTGGTGATGTACACCTGGTCGCTGTCGTCGCTGGCCGAATACGGTCGCGTCTGGGGCAAGATCGGCTGGGCCGCCGCCTTCATCTATGCCGTCTGCGCGGCATTGCGGCTGGCCCGTTTCAATACCCAGGTCGGCGTGGCCGACAAGCGTTATTTCCAGGGCC
This window of the Luteibacter aegosomatis genome carries:
- the pssA gene encoding CDP-diacylglycerol--serine O-phosphatidyltransferase, with amino-acid sequence MSEPIQARGPRHRGIYLLPNLFTTGAMFSGFYAIVSAIGGHYATAALAVFVAGILDGMDGRVARLTNTQSEFGVQYDSLSDLVSFGLAPALVMYTWSLSSLAEYGRVWGKIGWAAAFIYAVCAALRLARFNTQVGVADKRYFQGLASPAAAGLCMSFVWTMEKFEVSGPSVAFFTMPMAVIAGLLMVSNVRYFSFKAWPKGDRVPFIWLIAAVLIVVLLVIDTARVLFAVAVIYTVSGPVMTLWGRAAHRRRARRHVPRPTE
- a CDS encoding DUF4124 domain-containing protein, whose protein sequence is MRRCLVLAVLIVACPLAMAQAYKWKDPQGVTHYSDAPPPAGASKVEKLKIPTAGASPTAAATTAPVPRPAPDTRADTPANRAALCDQVRKNLTILANEKTITMDDGKGGTKPVDDATRAAELKKAQAQQTLYCPA